The window AACAATGCAGACATGGTTTAAATATGGCATGCTTTGTGGGCACAGATTAATTGAAAGCATATTTTAGCTCTTCATTTCGAAGGTTAATTCTTCCTAAAGCAATTATGTGAACATTTTATGACCAAAATGTATCCCTTTATTAAACATAAACCATGCTAAATATGATTCCTTTATTTGGTTGGTGAAGATaaataaaacagaaaacaaaaactAAATAATTAATACATATTTGTAATGTCATTAAAATTATATAATGAACTGGCCTGGTGACTAAGTGTGAAGTACTGCTTTGTTGAGAAACTGTGAATTTCTGCAGTGAACAGAACATGCGAGTTCAATTCTTTATTTATTTCCAGAAATCTCTTCCGCCCTGGTCACCCTTGACGTTTAGTAAGCAACACAGCCAACCCCCACTACAATCATTCTCTGTATGTGGCAGCCATTCTAACTTCTCCAAACTGTCCATAACCATTGTGCAAAAGACAACAAATAATTATAAGACATCAATCCCTTCCTTATCCACCCATTTGAAAAAGTCATACACATTAATAAGCACTGAGCTGGTGTTTATAAAATATCAAACAGAGCTCCCAGAAACATTTATACAAGCTACTCAAGAAAACTATTTTGGTTTTGTAAACGGTCCATTCATGTTCAGTCTACTACTTTCGTCCACTGGAACAGTCAGCCCTGTGACAGACAGGAATCACAGACCATGTCTGAACTCGGAGTGATTCCAGACGCACCCCTGTTTTTTggagatgcatgtgtgtgtgtatgtgtgtaaatcaTTTTCTGGTCTACAACATTTTTTGTAAACATTCCTTGTTCGTTCTGTTTTCCTCTAGATTCTCCTCTGTTTTCCTGTTCGATAACTACCAAACCAATAACATgaaagataaaaaataaatagatCAATAAATATATAGTATATTCAAATATAAATACTTAAATACTGTAACACAGGCAGGTTTGCTTTGAGTCTAGCGATTGTCGTTGCGTGTGGCCTTTATGACAGTGTGACACTTTATTACACAGTTTGTACTACTGAGAGTGACTGACCAGTTAGGGACCAATGCACATTATGCCACTGTTTAGGTCAACCACAAGCACTGTACCCTAGAGGAGGCCTTATGGTCTCTTATGACACCATAAGGAATGTCTCATTTGGTCTGGGATGTCAGGGTGTTAGTGATTAATCACTACGGGAACTTTGACATCACAGAGGCTGTAAAACAACCAATGGGTCTTTAGAACTTGTCATCTAGTCACTACAAGTAATCCCCCGTTTGTGACCCGTCAAGTGTCAGACCTCCCTCAGAGTTAAAGGTTAAATAGGCAGCCACATCATTCAAAGGGCGGTGAGCGTACGAAACAGCTGTGTGAGGCAGAAGACGGAGGCGGTGAGTGCAGTGCACTGTTTGGCCAGCAGCTTGGTGCTGAGGTCGTGACATGTCCGTCTCCCGCTCGCCCTCTCCGCCGCCAGTGCAAACTCCCGGAAGGCCCGCGCCACGTCCGCCAAACCGGCCACCGCTTCGCTGTTCCGCCTGTCGCAGCGGTCGCAGCCAGAGAACCAGAGGCACACCCCGGTCAGCTCCACCAGGGTCTGGAAGCTGTcggccagggagaggagcatCTCCTCGGGGCTCTGGCCCACCCTCACCACCTTCTGGCAGCCTGCCATCAGGCGGCGAGCCTCCCCGTGCAGTGTTCGCTTGTTCTCGCTGAAGTGGGCAGGGCAGCTGTCCCTGGGGTGCCTCCCCCCGCGTCCTCCCCTGGCCCCGCCTTCTAAGATGGAGAGTAGCTGGTCTACATCTCCGCGGAGTGTCTGGAAACCCGCTGGAGGAGCCGGATAATGGCGTTGGCGCAGTCGGCTGATGGTCTCTTTGTGCGCCTCGGACAAGAAGCAGTTGGATGACTCcaaaggggaaaggagggggctAACTtcggtggaggaggatggagggatgaccaATCGggggaatgagggagagagggatgcggaaggagaagaggaaaggaaagaggaggaagggagagaggtcaTCAGAGGAAGCACCCCGGAGGCATGGGTCACGTCACTCTGCGTGCGGCAGGAGAACTCGTAAACTGTCAACTCATCGTCAAAGCTGTCCCCCCCGCTGAAGCAATTGGTATAGACCATAGGACACCCACATGCGTCCAGGGGAGTCTGAACACCTTCCAGCACAGACTCGCACCCAGATGCCAGAATAGAGCTACACCCAAAATCTGGCTTTATCGGTGGGGAAGATTCTGGGTGGGCCTGGCTTTGAGTCTTCGGCTGGGCCTCACAGACAGTGAACACTCCACAGCTTGTGCTAAGTAATTTTACCTGGCCCGAGTCTCCTCCTGCAGGCTTACAGAGGTCTTTAGAAGTGACACTGCTACCCCCCACTGGCTCTGCCATGCTAGGGAAACTGAGGCCTGGACCATTAAGACTCTGCGTGGTCACCACTATTGCAGCGGGAACAGGATGGACAGGGTTGTTCATTTGGGGTCTGTAGATGTCCGTTTTATTTCTGTAGGTATCTATTTTTGGCTCAGAAATGTAAATTTCTGAGTCTTGATTCAGAGGTTTGAGCTCATTGCGGATTGGCAGGGGAGGGCTTTCATAGACCTTCACCACCTTCTCCATCAGCTCCTTGACCTCCGACACAGTCGACCGCGTGATCTCCGCCCCCGTGGTTTCTATGACCACTTCCCCTTCCACATCTGACCCTGTCAGCGTTACCTCAGAATCGTCCGACTCTGCTGATTCTACCTGACTTGTGTCCTTGACAACGCCAACCTTATTTTCAGCAGTGACCTTTGTGATGACTTCTCTGGAGGGGCCCTTGACTGTGCTCCCCAGCCCGGTTTGGCTAAGGGTTTCTTGGGAACGTGACAAGTAGAGGGGCAGGCTCTGGATCTTCCCTCGCAGGGTGGAAGCCGACAAGCGACCGCCGATGATGCCAGGGGAGCATGGCTGGAGAAGGAACCCAGAAAGTGATGGAGGTTCGTTGGGAAGCTTGTGGAAAGTGGTCACCTTAGGCTTAGCTGTGTCAACATTGTCATTAGCTGTGCTAGCATTAGCCTCCAAGCTAGCCGTTTTACAAACTGCTTTTTTGGTGTCAGCGAGAGAATCCAGTAGGATGGAGGCTTTGACATTAGCCACAGTGGAAGCAGTGCTGACTGGCGTAGGTTTGATGCCTGCTGTAGCATCAAGCTTTGCTGTAATGGAGTTTATGGTGGCAGCAAAATCTGTATTTGATGTTAATGACTGAATGTGCGCAGTCAGAAGATGAACGTGTGCAGGGGATTCAACGTTAGCAGTGGTAGCACGATCCAAGCTCAAATCACAGATGTTAGCGTTGCCTTCATCATCACTAGCGGTTACCAAATTGACACTATGAACATTTGCTTCATCAATAGCATTAGAAGAACTCAAGCTACTATTATATCCATCACCGAGGATGGAAGTAATGGAGCCGACAATATTCTCAGTGGCAGTATGAACAGCTATAGTGGGGACATAACTGATTTCAACGGACGCTCTCCCACTCTCGGTCTGTTTACCATTTGGTAATTCTTCGCCGTGGATCTTGGTTAACAAACCATCATATACTGGCTCTAGGTAAGGGTTAGGGGGGTTGGTTGGCATGTGCTCTTCCATGCCTCTGttgcccccctgccctctttCTGGGTGGGTTAAGTGAGGTGTAGAGAGGTCGTGGAGTGGAGGtagtgagggggtgggtggcggtggtggtggatggCTTGGGGGGATAAAATTCCTCCTCACAACTCTACCAGCCCCAAATGccttgttatgtgaactagGGGATGAGGGTCTTGGAAGAGGTCTGACAGGAACATCCTCACCCTTTTCCTCTTTGTTGAAACAGTGAGGTGGGTTATTGGTCTGAAGTCCCTCTTCAGCAAATACAGTTGGTTCTTCGGTGCTGGGTGAGGGCACTCTGTCtacctcttctcctgtctcctcccctctccctttctcctctcctgctttctcccctgtctcttcctctcctgtttccatacctctcttgtcctcccctcctgtctcttcccctctatcttcctcctctcctgccttttccctgctccctttctcctctcctgtctcctcctctttctcttcctcttccaggaTCTCAGCCAGGAACATATGACCAGCACAGGCTCCTTTCAATGACCCCCCTctttcatccccctcctcttcactcATTCCCACTTgtttctgtccctctttctcttcctcctccccatcccctcttcGGTCGGCGCTCTCCTTCCCGTCGGGCTCCACCCTGGAGCGGACAGCAGAGATAGAGGGGCAGGCTGCCGTCACCAGAGCCGTGACCGATTTGAACTCCATGGAGTCtggctccatctccatctcctgctGCCTGGACCTGGAGCTCCTCAGGAGGTCCTTCCTGTCCTCGTCTGGGTCCCGGTGTCGGCTGGGCATGGTGAGGATGGGCTTGGACTCCAGCTGGGCTGGTTCCCCCTCTGTGTGCTTCAGGCAGGAGACGGTGGGAGACGGGTTCTAAGACAATAGATTAGATAGGTTTGGAGGTCAAGAACAGTGCTCATTGACATCTACTATGATATCTATCTACTTCTACACCTATTGACACCACAACAGGGTACTAATAAAATGGTTATTGATTCATTACTGTCTGTAGACTGCACACCTGGGTCTGTTCAGAAGGTTCTGGGTCAGCGCTCAGCATCTGGCTGTCATCGGCCTGTGCAATGTGGTTCTTCTGGCCCGAGTTCTGGTAAGGATGCTGGTCCTGGTCTTGGCTGTTGTCGGGGTCTGTTTCTGGGAAGGACACTCTGGAGGTGAAGTTTGTCTCCATGAAGGATCGTCGCTTTCTGGACCTTCTCCTCAGTCTGGCCCTCGCCTCtcgtcctcttccctcctcctcgcttcctcctcccacctcctcgcttcctcctccctcctcctcgcttCCCCCTTCATCCTCTTTTCCGTCCCGCCGCTGTACTGGAATGCTGATTCCAATATCGCTCGGGCTCACACTTCGACTATCTTCTCTCATCTCTGCGGCAAAATCTGGAAATAAGAATGATTCAAGTCAAAATAAATGTCAAAATCAAATGTTATCAAAGAAAGGGGACAATTGCCTACTTGGAGAACCACAAAGGTGACTGTGAATAATTACACTCCAACCTCCCCGACCTCCTAATCTTTTACCGTTAATTGGGTTTTAAATGTGCAGCGCTTCAATAATAATACTAGTGCTCTTTCAGGTGTTGCAGTTGACAGACTTGTAGACCCATAATTATTTTTTACAGTATGAGAGACAGTTTACCCTTCCAGCACCACACCCAgcacgcccccccacccccactcaccTCGAGGCACGGCTCCCGACGTTGTGTCTTCGGGCGAGGCAAAGCGGTCACTGGCGTCAAAGAACTCCTCCTCCGAACTGCTGTCTCCAAAACCGGGTGGTGGCTGGAGGATGGGCACGGACTCCAGCTCCAGCGCCGGGGGCTgcgactcctcctcctcctgctcctcctcctcctgctcctcctcctcttcttcggcCTCTACCGCTGCCGGGCTGCGGTCGCTGTGGAGGCGGGAAAGGCTGTGAGCGCTATCCGGGGTGACGTTCGAGCAGATGTTGTAGTAACACCTGGCGTCGCTCTGCTCAAAGTTGAACACGCAGtctaggtgggaggggggggaaggggacgtGGGGAGACGCTCAAGACAACCCTCCTCGCCTTTGTCTCGTTCCTCGCCCCCCGTCTCTGACGTGTCAtccgtctccctcctctccctctccccctcgtcctcgtcctcatcCTCGCTGGCCTCTGGGGGGCTTGGCAGGTAGTCCACCATGCGGGAAAGCTCGGCAAAACACAGGAAGTTGTCCGacacagggtcaaaggtcatgtccgcgggggagaggtgggggtcgTCCTCGTCATTGGTCGTCCTGTGTCCCCCTTCTCTCACCTGGTGGGGTGCAGACGGTTCCCACCTGGAATGAGGGGGGTCAACTGTGAGGCGGAAGAGGGGATGGGCatgtggggcagggggagagaggaggtggggatgaggggggggataAGTATGGGGGTGAATGTGATGGTGGGCAGAGGATGAACAGGAAATGAGGTCGTCTTCCTCTAGGGCGTCCAATGAGtcgctggagatgctggtgatgAAGCGTGAGTCTGTCCTACAGGATTCGGACGCCTCCGACACAGAGGGGTGGTCCTCCACGGCTAgaatttctcctcctcctcctctctcccccaccactCTCTTGATCCCCATTtctgctcctccccccgcctcctcaTTCCCCACTCCATCCCAAGTCTGCTCCTCTATCTTCTCGTTTcccccttctccagccccctgcATTTTCTCTTCCTCCGTCCCCtccgtttctcctcctccctccaccggtttctcgttctctctgtttTCAGAAGAAACCCTTTCAGCGTGCTCCGCTCTTGTCTCCTCGtccttctccccttcctctttcttGTGAGATTCCTGACATgacttctccctcctctgcactctcctcttttcttcacGCTCTTTCCGTTTCTTCTTCAGCTGCTCCCTCGCTTGTTCGGGGTCCGACGTGGACCTAGGCCTGGGCTGCTTGTTGTAGGACACGAGGGTGACCAGGGTGTCCATGTCCAGATCTGACGAGTCATCGGTATCGCTGCCACAACGCGACAcgtaacctgcacacacacacacacagacacacactcagaacaacatgaaacctccGACTACATCTTCTCCTGTTACTTTCAACAGACCAAATGTATGTCCTCTCTGGAATCGGATCTACATTATATCAAAGTATCATCGATCAGTGTACCGGAAATGGCAGTATAGTTTCAGACACagtcttctctctcatctctgtacAATGTTCTATGTCAATGTATGGCTCATGGCTTACAGAATTGAACTCATCATCCAAAAGGCCTTAAATCAAGGCATACCAGTTGGCCTTAGCGCACTGGCCCATGTTCGTGGTTTGTGAAATAAGCAGTAAGGTGGTGAATTTGGATGAAAAAGAAGGTAGGAGTAGTTATGTCAATACACTATAGAGAAATGGTAGCGGTAGCGAGTTTGGTTTGCGGCTAATGGGGTTGAGGGTGGGTGCAAGTGTTTGTACCCTCCTCTGCCGACACCCGGTGTTTCCTGGTGGGGTCTGTCCAGGGGAAGATGTTGATGTTGGGGTCCACCAGCAGACGACAGTAGCCAGCCACCAGGCAGGAGAGGTCCTTGGCTGCTACAGACTCCAacagcagagttatgggctggagcagaggagaagaggaggagagagaagatttTTAAGGTAATATTATTCAACTCAGCAGGTTAGATATTGATTTTGAGCCCAATTTAGATGTTTGGCTACAGGGTTACTTTCTTAACAAGCTTTCTTTCCCAACTTAGGCAAATGTAATGAATATAGAAGAAGAAGTGGAAAGATGTAGTGTTAAGTGTATCCGTATATACAGTAAAGGCCattgcacactgagtccgaaaTTCATATGCGAAATGTTCGCACGTTAAAAAATCGGGTTCGATTTTCTGCGTATTCGCATCCATAGCCAGCATTTTGATAGTTTTTTGGGGCAATTCAGAGCCACCGAATGTTGAGGCTGACGATTGCGAAAAAACGCATACGAAAATTTcgcactcagtgtgcaagggccttaagtgtagtgtgtgtgtctttgtctctcgTGTGCATGACAGAGATAGTAtgcttctatgtgtgtgtgtatatgcatgtgtttgATCTGACCTTGATTTCCTGCAGGTAGATCTTGACCAGGCTCACGCGCTCCGACTCGGGAAGCAGCTCGATGCGCGTGATGCTGCTGAACTCGGTCAGCGTGGTCATGATGCTCAGCTTGTGGTTGACCACCTGGCTCACGCCGTAGCGTGCGCCCACCAACAGGGTCACCATGGATTCCCTATCCTGCAGCtgttggtggggtggggtgggggggtggggggggggggtagagacgGTGTGCAcgtgaagggggtgggggaactTGCGTTGCATAGCAAGTTTTTGTTACATGACAGGTGAAAGACTCCATTGCTATGTGTAGGGGTGGGGGCGCGTTGTGTACGGTTAATAAGGAAGGAAGACGGGTGTTCAAGTCTAAATTttcacaatattttttttattacaaagtATTGTCAGttttgtactctctctctctctctctctctctctctctctctctctctctctcctaccatcatGGTGGCGCTGAAGGACTTCCCCCCAAAGGACTTCAGGTCGCTCAGCTCCTCCAGGTAGTTAGTCCTCGCCTGATTTGCCGTGAGCACCTTCTGCTTGGGCTCAATCTGTGCCTGGCTCTTCTTCATGTGGTAGCCAATAGCCTTCCTCAGATCCTTCTCCCTCATGTTCCTCAGTAGGGTGGACGACACAAAGTTCTCGATGCCCCATGTTTTCCTACAGGTGAGTTCAGAACCGTCCACCGTGCGTGTGCGTAAGAGGGTGCAGAAAGAGGGCTGCGTGTGtacattgtgtgcgtgtgtgtggaaacCATTTGTGCCTGTATCCGTacttgcagtgcattgtgggagtgtgtgcgtgagcttGTGAGACTCACGTGATGATCTTCAGGTTGGTCTTGGGAGACTGTCCACAGCTGGCGAGTCTTTCCTGGATGTGCAGGGCAGCTAGCCTCAGGGCCGTGTTACACCTCATCTCCACCGCAAACCTCTCCTGCAGCACGTCGTTCACACCCTGGAAACACACGCGagttggggagtcaggtggctgagtagttagggaatcgggctagtcatctgaaggttgccagttcgattcccgcccATGCAAaaaggacgttgtgtccttgggcaaggcacttcacactactttcctcgggggaatgtccctgtacttactgaaagtcgctctggataagagcgtctgctaaatgacaaaatgttgtACGCACATCCTTGTACACACTAGCATAAACATCTCAAACGATTACTTGTCCCATTTTCACTGATAGGTCATCAAAATATATGGATGTATTTTCATGAGTGTAAACGTGTCTGTTGGGTTACGCGCGTGAGACTTTGTTAAAGGCACACTACTCCTCATCCTCATTTTACGCACGCGTCCGCTCTCTCACATGCACTCACCTGCAGATAGAGGTACTCGAAGGCTGTGGGGTCATCCTGCAGCATGTCCTGAGGGTCTCTGGGCATGAAACACACACGGAACAGGCACCTGAAGTCATGAGACTCCCTCTTCTGGACCAcctgtagtacacacacacacacacacacacacacaaacacacacattcagaaatgAATGGTCGGTGACTGTTCGAAACGGGTCAAATGAGTtatgtgcttgtgagtgtgtgtgtcctgcacatGCACGTCAATACGGCATTTGCATCAAAGTGCAACTGGGAATTTGGCGTAGTGCAgcatgtggaactgtgtgtgtgcagtgtaccTGCTGTATCCTCTCCTCATCGTGTAGAAGCAGGAGTTTGGTAATGCTGTACTGCTGCTCCAGCACTAGAGAGAAGTGCTCGATACGAGACAGGGACAGCTTCTCTTTCAGAGTCATCACAATGTCCTAGCAGTGGCCAGAGAAACGGAGATCATCCCACATTTGTAGGAAATATGACAGTAGTGCTGTGGAAGCAGCTTACGTGGGCTTGTATTGTGCTTTTAATAGCACCGCGTGAGAGTCGTGTGCGGGTGTTGTGCTTCACACGGTGGTGTTGTGGTAGCGACTGTGTTCTTTCCCACcctcaatgtgtgtgttgggttaggTACCTTTACAGTGGTGTTGGGTTCAAACTTGAAGGCCTTGGTCTGGCCGTTTTCTAGGTACACCTTCAGAACGTTGGGCAGGAAGAGCAGAGAGTTGCCCTGGAGACCGTGTAGGAGTCAGAGCAGGGTcatagagaaacagagggacgacaagaggaaggaggagaggagaatgagTACGAGGATGATTTATGCATTGAACCAACATTACACAAGAAGGGAAATTTGACTTCTTTGTCATTAGGTAAGCAGGAAAtatagagcaagagagggagaaagaaagagagagagagagcgagagtgagagagagacagcaagtggaacaagaaaacatttcaaaatcaaAGCTGAAGCTGTGTGTCTACAGGGACATAATCTGTTAATAGAGTTCTGTTAATAGGGGCTTCTTTCATATCTCTCAGACCacgtctccatctgtctctttcATTCTGCTTGCATCCTTCTGCCCGCCTCCCTCAAATCTTCCCTAATGCTGTGCACGTCACAACTAGGTCTCTCTCCATGTTTCTGTGACGGCATCATTTCTCTCTCCGCCCTCACTTCTCTGTCCCTGGCCTGATTCCgtctcccgctctctttcttgctttctcctccactcccttctgctctctcctctcaccgcttttcctctccacctcctcttgttctccaccccctctccctccatccctgtctctAACGGGGTATTTATTGTCCTTTAATCACAGTTGTTCAGGAGGGGAAACGTGACTGGGACAGATTGATCCCTCCTGAAAAATAATGGCAGCCCAGTCTGCTTGTGCGGTTTTCTGACCCATAGTATTTATTTATAAATCCACTGGGAGGATGGGAACTCTAAACCGTGCCAGATTGGGTTTCCTTCCAAACACAGGCAGGAAAAGGGAGACTAAGCATGATTATCTTGCGACGCCATATCAAGCGTTTGATAATGACGGTTCAAAAGGATACTTAAAGGATGAAGATCACAAGCAGTCAGAGCTGCACACTGTAAAAGACCAATGCCGTCCAGAGTTCCAGTGGATTGCATGGAGCCTGgcctgaccccctccccccctggtccgccggcaaaccccaccctaccaccttaactaacacattttatgCGGGAAACCCTGTACATGAGTATGACATGAGTCCCAAGTATGAGAGGGTGGCGTGTGAGGAGCTGATTGGTTGGGAGGGTGGCGTGTGAGGAGCTGATTGGTTGGGAGGGTGGCGTGTGAGGAGCTGATTGGTTGGGAGGGTGGCGTGCGGGTGTCTTTCAAGTCTCACCTGAGAGTGTCCGTTGACTGCAACCTCCTCGGCGAAGCGTACCTTCACCGGGTTGGATTTCAGTTTGGCCCTCTTCTCTGGAGTGATAAAAGAGGACTTGGGTCCCTGCAGAATTGAGGCCGGGACACAGATTAAGAGGTGAATAGCGTCACCACAACGTTAGCTTTACTGGGGAATGTTAGCTTCACTGGGGAACGCTCGATTAAGATTCTATGAGGATGGTTGTTATGTCCTTATAGTTCTCATGTAAAACAGATCAATGTTAGGGACCCAGTGCAATTGAACGAGAGAGCTGTTTTGAAGCGCTTTCCACT of the Osmerus eperlanus chromosome 14, fOsmEpe2.1, whole genome shotgun sequence genome contains:
- the LOC134033555 gene encoding FERM and PDZ domain-containing protein 1, with product MEERDRSRSPSHRTSRVEQVVGRWLRRSRDSSSRERILVDGRAGESGASDQRNYPVRLTVQILKDPLLNSHGLSLSPQIPILVQDVHPGGPADGRLIPGDQVIKINNVAIDDLTPEQAADIIRECQDSVTMTVLRTTVGPKSSFITPEKRAKLKSNPVKVRFAEEVAVNGHSQGNSLLFLPNVLKVYLENGQTKAFKFEPNTTVKDIVMTLKEKLSLSRIEHFSLVLEQQYSITKLLLLHDEERIQQVVQKRESHDFRCLFRVCFMPRDPQDMLQDDPTAFEYLYLQGVNDVLQERFAVEMRCNTALRLAALHIQERLASCGQSPKTNLKIITKTWGIENFVSSTLLRNMREKDLRKAIGYHMKKSQAQIEPKQKVLTANQARTNYLEELSDLKSFGGKSFSATMMLQDRESMVTLLVGARYGVSQVVNHKLSIMTTLTEFSSITRIELLPESERVSLVKIYLQEIKPITLLLESVAAKDLSCLVAGYCRLLVDPNINIFPWTDPTRKHRVSAEEGYVSRCGSDTDDSSDLDMDTLVTLVSYNKQPRPRSTSDPEQAREQLKKKRKEREEKRRVQRREKSCQESHKKEEGEKDEETRAEHAERVSSENRENEKPVEGGGETEGTEEEKMQGAGEGGNEKIEEQTWDGVGNEEAGGGAEMGIKRVVGERGGGGEILAVEDHPSVSEASESCRTDSRFITSISSDSLDALEEDDLISCSSSAHHHIHPHTYPPPHPHLLSPPAPHAHPLFRLTVDPPHSRWEPSAPHQVREGGHRTTNDEDDPHLSPADMTFDPVSDNFLCFAELSRMVDYLPSPPEASEDEDEDEGERERRETDDTSETGGEERDKGEEGCLERLPTSPSPPSHLDCVFNFEQSDARCYYNICSNVTPDSAHSLSRLHSDRSPAAVEAEEEEEEQEEEEQEEEESQPPALELESVPILQPPPGFGDSSSEEEFFDASDRFASPEDTTSGAVPRDFAAEMREDSRSVSPSDIGISIPVQRRDGKEDEGGSEEEGGGSEEVGGGSEEEGRGREARARLRRRSRKRRSFMETNFTSRVSFPETDPDNSQDQDQHPYQNSGQKNHIAQADDSQMLSADPEPSEQTQNPSPTVSCLKHTEGEPAQLESKPILTMPSRHRDPDEDRKDLLRSSRSRQQEMEMEPDSMEFKSVTALVTAACPSISAVRSRVEPDGKESADRRGDGEEEEKEGQKQVGMSEEEGDERGGSLKGACAGHMFLAEILEEEEKEEETGEEKGSREKAGEEEDRGEETGGEDKRGMETGEEETGEKAGEEKGRGEETGEEVDRVPSPSTEEPTVFAEEGLQTNNPPHCFNKEEKGEDVPVRPLPRPSSPSSHNKAFGAGRVVRRNFIPPSHPPPPPPTPSLPPLHDLSTPHLTHPERGQGGNRGMEEHMPTNPPNPYLEPVYDGLLTKIHGEELPNGKQTESGRASVEISYVPTIAVHTATENIVGSITSILGDGYNSSLSSSNAIDEANVHSVNLVTASDDEGNANICDLSLDRATTANVESPAHVHLLTAHIQSLTSNTDFAATINSITAKLDATAGIKPTPVSTASTVANVKASILLDSLADTKKAVCKTASLEANASTANDNVDTAKPKVTTFHKLPNEPPSLSGFLLQPCSPGIIGGRLSASTLRGKIQSLPLYLSRSQETLSQTGLGSTVKGPSREVITKVTAENKVGVVKDTSQVESAESDDSEVTLTGSDVEGEVVIETTGAEITRSTVSEVKELMEKVVKVYESPPLPIRNELKPLNQDSEIYISEPKIDTYRNKTDIYRPQMNNPVHPVPAAIVVTTQSLNGPGLSFPSMAEPVGGSSVTSKDLCKPAGGDSGQVKLLSTSCGVFTVCEAQPKTQSQAHPESSPPIKPDFGCSSILASGCESVLEGVQTPLDACGCPMVYTNCFSGGDSFDDELTVYEFSCRTQSDVTHASGVLPLMTSLPSSSFLSSSPSASLSPSFPRLVIPPSSSTEVSPLLSPLESSNCFLSEAHKETISRLRQRHYPAPPAGFQTLRGDVDQLLSILEGGARGGRGGRHPRDSCPAHFSENKRTLHGEARRLMAGCQKVVRVGQSPEEMLLSLADSFQTLVELTGVCLWFSGCDRCDRRNSEAVAGLADVARAFREFALAAERASGRRTCHDLSTKLLAKQCTALTASVFCLTQLFRTLTAL